One Luteibacter aegosomaticola genomic window carries:
- a CDS encoding c-type cytochrome: protein MNSSCRAMGLPRVGRRVTACLLAIVLGAASMPLAAQTASTVTLPDSTASRVLACSSCHGKQGEGSKDDYFPRLAGKPAGYLYNQLVAFRDGKRKYAPMNYLLEYLPDAYLQEMAQYFATQRTPFPNLPRPNVTPQVLALGETLALKGDASRNIPACTACHGASLTGISPDIPGLLGLHAKYISAQLGASRFGARVTDSPNCMQKITVRLSDADITAVAAWLSAQPAPLNPAPATEGSLPLALTCEQGHAR from the coding sequence ATGAATTCAAGCTGCCGTGCCATGGGCCTGCCACGCGTGGGCCGCCGGGTCACTGCCTGCCTGCTGGCCATCGTGCTGGGTGCAGCATCCATGCCGCTCGCCGCGCAGACGGCGAGTACGGTGACACTTCCCGACAGCACCGCTTCGCGCGTGCTCGCCTGCAGCAGTTGCCACGGGAAGCAGGGCGAAGGTAGCAAGGACGATTACTTCCCCAGGCTGGCGGGCAAGCCCGCCGGTTACCTGTACAACCAGCTCGTCGCTTTTCGCGATGGTAAGCGTAAATACGCGCCCATGAATTACCTGCTGGAGTACCTGCCGGACGCTTACCTGCAGGAGATGGCGCAGTACTTTGCGACCCAGCGAACGCCCTTCCCCAACCTGCCCAGGCCGAACGTCACGCCCCAGGTACTGGCACTCGGTGAGACACTCGCGCTGAAAGGCGATGCTTCGAGGAACATCCCCGCTTGCACGGCGTGCCACGGTGCCTCGCTGACGGGCATCTCGCCGGATATTCCCGGCTTGCTCGGGCTGCATGCGAAGTACATCAGCGCGCAGCTGGGCGCCTCACGCTTTGGTGCGCGCGTGACCGACAGCCCCAATTGCATGCAGAAGATCACCGTCCGGCTCTCCGATGCCGACATCACTGCGGTAGCCGCATGGCTCTCTGCGCAGCCGGCTCCGCTCAACCCGGCGCCCGCGACCGAGGGCTCGCTCCCGCTCGCGCTGACCTGCGAACAGGGGCACGCGCGATGA
- a CDS encoding c-type cytochrome: MSPGSRRALLRSRWFTVSVGGTFALLVFSVFVGFVWLPSAQNDALFKGLWNAFCGAAGVPKGWLVPTAPPPPPSHPTSAVVLTPDLDNRAADGSVGRGGTLALKCTMCHGTRGVSSADIPSLAGEGAAAVFKQLKDFQAGIRISAVMRPLVMDLSDQDMRDLSAFYASLPAPASRDLASAPDIIAVGAPMRNIPPCGACHGAMTTKLGTPGLDAQPRAYLKAQLAAFAHGTRQNDISGQMRNVARNMTEAEMDAAADYYAGIRP, from the coding sequence ATGAGCCCGGGTTCACGTCGCGCGCTGCTGCGGAGCCGGTGGTTTACCGTAAGCGTCGGCGGGACGTTCGCGCTCCTCGTGTTCTCCGTCTTCGTTGGCTTCGTATGGCTGCCGTCCGCGCAAAATGATGCGCTGTTCAAGGGACTGTGGAACGCCTTTTGCGGGGCTGCGGGCGTCCCGAAGGGCTGGCTCGTGCCTACGGCACCGCCACCGCCCCCATCGCACCCGACCTCCGCCGTGGTCCTTACGCCCGACCTCGACAACCGTGCTGCGGACGGCAGCGTGGGCCGCGGCGGCACGCTCGCGCTCAAGTGCACCATGTGCCATGGCACGCGAGGCGTCAGTTCAGCAGACATACCGAGCCTCGCCGGTGAAGGTGCCGCCGCGGTCTTCAAGCAGCTGAAGGACTTTCAGGCAGGTATCCGCATCAGTGCCGTCATGCGCCCACTGGTGATGGACCTCAGCGACCAGGATATGCGCGACCTTTCCGCATTTTACGCGTCGCTACCCGCACCGGCCTCGCGCGACCTTGCGTCGGCACCGGATATCATCGCCGTGGGTGCGCCCATGCGAAACATCCCGCCATGCGGAGCATGCCACGGCGCGATGACCACGAAGCTCGGCACGCCAGGACTTGATGCACAACCGCGCGCCTACCTGAAGGCGCAACTTGCGGCATTCGCCCATGGCACACGCCAGAACGATATCAGCGGGCAAATGCGTAACGTGGCGAGGAACATGACCGAGGCGGAAATGGATGCTGCTGCGGATTACTACGCTGGCATCCGGCCGTAA
- a CDS encoding cytochrome c — MTRLAWLALSLLVAALPCHAQDAATLARGEYLARASDCIACHTDPGGKPFAGGRPMLTPFGTLYSPNISPDRDTGIGTWSADDFYKMMHTGRSRTGELLYPAMPFAAYTRMTRADVDAIYAYLRSVPPVRKPSPAQALRFPYNDRKLLLGWRTLYFDEGEYKPNTAKSVEWNRGAYLVEGPGHCSLCHTPINSLGGSSKDAAYQGGLIPMQDWYAPSLTSNREAGLGEWSLGEISDLLQSGVSTRGAVYGPMAEVVHNSLQYLSDADIRAMAVYLKDLPSTAGNNNTAPPPSHAQDAATLRLAPLGKKIYGEQCAVCHGAHGEGRGSDFPPLAGNPSIAMDSPVNPIRMVLNGGYPPGTQRNPRPYGMPPFAQELSDVEVAAVVTYIRTAWDNRGTPVTDRDVNKLRSAPLD, encoded by the coding sequence GTGACTCGCTTAGCCTGGCTGGCCCTATCGCTGCTGGTGGCCGCGCTGCCGTGCCACGCACAAGATGCAGCGACCCTCGCACGCGGCGAGTACCTTGCCCGCGCATCGGACTGCATCGCGTGCCATACCGACCCCGGCGGCAAGCCGTTCGCGGGCGGCCGGCCCATGCTCACCCCGTTCGGCACGCTGTATTCGCCGAACATTTCCCCCGACCGTGACACAGGCATCGGCACCTGGAGTGCGGACGATTTCTACAAAATGATGCACACGGGTCGCTCGCGGACTGGCGAACTGCTCTACCCCGCCATGCCATTCGCCGCGTATACACGGATGACGCGCGCGGACGTCGACGCCATCTATGCGTACCTGCGTTCGGTACCCCCGGTACGCAAGCCGAGTCCCGCGCAGGCGCTGCGGTTTCCCTATAACGATCGCAAACTCCTGCTGGGCTGGCGAACCCTGTATTTCGACGAGGGCGAGTACAAGCCCAATACCGCGAAGTCCGTGGAGTGGAACCGCGGTGCGTACCTCGTCGAGGGCCCTGGCCACTGCTCCCTGTGCCATACGCCCATCAACTCGCTGGGTGGCAGTTCGAAAGACGCCGCCTACCAGGGTGGCCTGATCCCCATGCAAGACTGGTACGCCCCGTCGCTCACCTCGAATCGCGAGGCCGGGCTGGGCGAGTGGAGCCTGGGTGAAATCTCCGACCTTCTCCAGTCCGGCGTGTCGACGCGCGGCGCCGTCTACGGCCCGATGGCCGAGGTCGTGCACAACAGCCTGCAATACCTCTCTGACGCGGATATCCGTGCAATGGCCGTCTACCTGAAGGACCTGCCATCCACGGCTGGAAACAACAACACTGCACCGCCGCCATCCCATGCCCAGGACGCCGCCACGCTGCGCCTGGCGCCACTCGGCAAGAAGATTTACGGCGAACAGTGCGCCGTATGCCACGGGGCGCACGGTGAGGGACGGGGCAGCGACTTCCCACCATTGGCCGGCAACCCATCCATCGCCATGGACTCACCGGTGAACCCGATACGCATGGTGCTGAACGGCGGCTACCCGCCGGGCACGCAACGCAACCCGCGCCCCTACGGCATGCCGCCCTTCGCGCAGGAACTCTCCGACGTCGAAGTCGCCGCCGTCGTCACGTACATCCGCACCGCCTGGGACAACCGCGGCACGCCCGTGACGGATCGTGATGTGAACAAGCTGCGCTCCGCACCGCTCGATTAA
- a CDS encoding b(o/a)3-type cytochrome-c oxidase subunit 1, with the protein MIYNKRLVLAHFWLAFAVFGAAILLGEWQMFIRSPLHGWLRNADLYYRSVTAHGTVMGYVFPTLVAMGFGYAFSELALRQPLIGTRWAWAGFYLIIVGTLGAAIPVGLGLDSVLYTFYPPMVGHASYYIGVVLVVVGSWIWVALMGVNLYAWKRAHRGAPVPLAMFATVAGAYLWAWTAVGAALELLFQLIPVALGWSSSINAGLARVLFSWTLHAIVYFWLMPAYIAFYTIVPRAIGGRLYSDTMARISFALFLVFAMPIGIHHLFADPQVGAGFKFLHSVFTAMVSVPTLLTVFTICASVEIASRLRGGKGAFGWVKALPWDNPQMLALALSFVMLGFGGAGGLINMSYQLNSTIHNTQWVTAHFHLIFAGAIVIMYFAIAYDLWPHLTGRAMGSLRLIRTQLWLWFIGMIVLTFPWHYAGLLGMPRRMAFYDYTAPGGDTEALTVIMSVVGGAILVVSAAIFLTVLWRNHRAPQIAPEPYTFSKPVHEPANLPWALNGLGLWVGLMIALTLTNYGFPIAQLMRLHEAQVPAVYVGGKP; encoded by the coding sequence GTGATCTATAACAAGCGCCTCGTCCTCGCCCATTTCTGGCTCGCCTTCGCGGTCTTCGGCGCGGCGATCCTGCTGGGCGAGTGGCAGATGTTCATTCGCAGCCCCTTGCACGGCTGGCTGCGCAATGCCGACCTCTACTACCGTTCGGTGACGGCGCACGGCACCGTCATGGGCTACGTGTTCCCCACCCTGGTCGCCATGGGCTTCGGTTATGCCTTCAGCGAGCTGGCGCTGAGGCAGCCGCTGATCGGTACGCGATGGGCATGGGCGGGCTTCTACCTGATCATCGTCGGCACGTTGGGCGCCGCCATACCGGTGGGGCTCGGCCTCGATTCCGTGCTGTATACGTTCTATCCACCCATGGTGGGACACGCGTCCTATTACATCGGCGTCGTACTGGTGGTGGTGGGCTCGTGGATCTGGGTGGCGCTGATGGGCGTCAACCTCTACGCCTGGAAGCGCGCGCACCGAGGGGCTCCCGTCCCCCTGGCCATGTTCGCCACCGTAGCCGGGGCGTACCTGTGGGCGTGGACGGCCGTGGGCGCCGCGCTCGAATTGCTGTTCCAGCTGATTCCGGTGGCGCTCGGCTGGTCGTCAAGCATCAATGCCGGCCTCGCACGCGTGCTGTTTTCATGGACGTTGCACGCCATCGTCTACTTCTGGCTGATGCCGGCCTATATCGCGTTTTACACGATCGTCCCCCGCGCGATTGGCGGGCGCCTGTACAGCGACACCATGGCGCGAATTTCATTCGCTCTGTTCCTGGTATTCGCCATGCCGATCGGCATCCACCACCTGTTTGCCGACCCGCAGGTGGGCGCCGGTTTCAAGTTCCTGCATTCGGTATTCACGGCGATGGTGTCCGTGCCGACGTTATTGACGGTCTTCACCATCTGCGCGTCGGTCGAGATCGCCTCGCGCCTGCGCGGCGGCAAGGGCGCGTTCGGCTGGGTAAAGGCCCTGCCCTGGGATAACCCCCAGATGCTGGCGTTGGCATTGTCGTTCGTGATGCTCGGCTTCGGCGGTGCCGGTGGCTTGATCAACATGAGCTACCAGCTCAACTCCACCATCCACAACACGCAATGGGTCACCGCGCATTTCCACCTGATCTTTGCCGGCGCGATCGTGATCATGTACTTCGCCATTGCCTACGATCTGTGGCCGCACCTCACTGGCAGGGCCATGGGCAGCCTGCGCCTGATCCGCACGCAACTCTGGCTGTGGTTCATCGGCATGATCGTCCTGACCTTCCCCTGGCACTATGCGGGCCTGCTCGGCATGCCGCGGCGCATGGCGTTCTACGACTACACGGCACCTGGCGGCGATACGGAAGCGCTGACCGTAATCATGTCCGTCGTGGGCGGCGCCATTCTCGTCGTCTCCGCCGCGATCTTCCTTACCGTGCTTTGGCGCAACCACCGCGCGCCGCAGATCGCGCCCGAGCCTTACACCTTCAGCAAGCCCGTCCACGAGCCAGCCAACCTGCCCTGGGCATTGAACGGCCTGGGTTTGTGGGTGGGCCTGATGATCGCACTGACCCTCACCAACTACGGCTTCCCCATCGCCCAGCTCATGCGCTTGCATGAGGCTCAGGTGCCCGCGGTGTACGTGGGAGGCAAGCCATGA